One Drosophila virilis strain 15010-1051.87 chromosome 5, Dvir_AGI_RSII-ME, whole genome shotgun sequence DNA window includes the following coding sequences:
- the LOC6625726 gene encoding uncharacterized protein DDB_G0290301 has translation MNVAKSLKQCARAMRQRGWRRIPQDIQVGCVGLDQRRNYQDDSHDWSSKRGEDAGVQMKNVYGEDRRFDPRYDDRHYKSYYRGENYDMVDGSTKSVPSSPKDPESRRRITQDTMDHQRRQERIIQENKIRWQQRSEPKTPVSQYTHHTFFSAENPRKPSKQESEDQTAEEYSRRRRQQRLKEAKEQERELRESRKGYKIPKSEDEQGPPENLDTRYASEAWLEKRDQEDEAQYWHTWTTCPEERRGKEMAKHEAAEDEEDEGAPKYNPSERRGFVKPTLPYDSSVRRFQTHSLQLAENDVPPMEPPQHAAKDQGQPKRRRPSGMEKQFLLARDFNRLNFVKDDTTNRPSSLLQSHVFNLPRTVYAEEKRREELKDIELPEQPPRRKLAWQGLPRPVYKRFDGVNRAIARNDQVQRKKCRKCVEPPRFRMTVKSKTLSRKPTPIDSFSSLLAVSTNYTPHSEYTGYGRQTVCDAWQNFTNVHNLKPIY, from the coding sequence ATGAATGTGGCAAAGAGTCTGAAGCAGTGCGCGCGTGCTATGCGGCAGCGCGGCTGGCGAAGAATACCGCAGGATATTCAGGTGGGTTGTGTAGGTTTGGATCAGCGGCGCAATTATCAGGATGATTCCCACGACTGGTCGTCGAAGCGGGGCGAGGATGCGGGTGTGCAGATGAAGAATGTGTATGGTGAGGACAGGCGTTTCGATCCGCGTTACGATGATCGCCACTACAAGAGCTACTATCGCGGTGAAAACTACGATATGGTTGATGGTAGCACAAAGAGCGTACCCAGCAGTCCCAAGGATCCAGAATCAAGACGTCGCATCACGCAAGACACAATGGATCATCAGCGACGCCAGGAGCGCATCattcaagaaaacaaaatcagGTGGCAGCAACGTTCAGAGCCTAAAACGCCTGTGTCGCAATACACACACCACACATTTTTCTCCGCTGAAAATCCTCGCAAGCCTAGCAAGCAGGAAAGCGAGGACCAGACTGCCGAGGAATacagtcgtcgtcgtcgccagCAGCGCCTGAAGGAGGCGAAGGAACAGGAGCGCGAGTTGCGCGAATCGCGCAAGGGCTATAAAATACCCAAATCTGAGGATGAGCAAGGTCCACCTGAGAATTTGGATACCCGTTATGCTAGCGAGGCTTGGCTGGAGAAACGCGATCAGGAGGATGAGGCCCAATACTGGCACACCTGGACCACTTGCCCCGAAGAGCGCCGAGGTAAAGAAATGGCGAAGCACGAAGCTGCTGAAGACGAGGAGGATGAAGGTGCACCCAAATACAACCCCAGCGAGCGTCGCGGTTTCGTTAAGCCGACTCTGCCCTATGACAGCAGTGTGCGCCGCTTTCAGACCCACTCCTTGCAGCTGGCTGAGAATGACGTGCCACCCATGGAGCCGCCACAGCATGCTGCTAAGGATCAAGGACAACCTAAGCGCCGTCGGCCCAGTGGGATggagaagcaatttctgctggCCCGGGATTTCAATCGTTTGAATTTCGTTAAAGATGATACCACCAATCGACCATCATCCTTGTTGCAGTCGCACGTGTTCAATTTGCCAAGGACGGTCTATGCCGAGGAGAAGCGTCGAGAAGAGCTGAAGGATATCGAGCTGCCCGAGCAGCCGCCGCGCAGAAAGCTAGCCTGGCAGGGCCTGCCACGACCTGTCTACAAGCGGTTTGATGGCGTCAATCGCGCAATTGCTCGCAACGATCAGGTCCAGCGCAAGAAATGTAGAAAGTGCGTGGAGCCTCCACGTTTCCGGATGACCGTCAAAAGCAAAACGCTGAGCCGCAAGCCAACGCCCATTGATAGCTTTTCCAGCTTGTTGGCTGTCAGCACAAACTACACACCGCACAGCGAATACACTGGCTACGGCCGTCAGACTGTCTGCGATGCTTGGCAAAACTTCACTAATGTGCATAACCTAAAGCCAATTTACTGA